Proteins from one Candidatus Methanosphaera massiliense genomic window:
- a CDS encoding AAA family ATPase — MTIAWGTDNELTDSQFYNRVDDINMISNLLYSSTQGSTPTLFLTGIRGVGKTALIRKIKRQFDEEFLVIYADLSKSDAYQDNRFDRESVIRLLYDCIIKECEKKGLKTFDKKIKKIFKTNDISIDKIINYNNLPIPVPEINENYTKLANFVINLPQEIYHEYEKEIKGVFIFFDEFQLLKELNQQLDSFLWFLRSSIQDQKNVAYVLTGSMSLKDEFIEQVAGSNGAFGGRILTLEIKPFSYETTRSYLKEKADHLTFTEDGLKQFYTYTRGIPTYINTFAKCLPPDKLLDKDTLKEEFKHILPLLAMHYINLWYELTNQEQKIITSLIKKPLKRKDLAEKLNVTSGSISKPLKKLQNLILIELDNKEYMIADPILKLWLEDYYDKYQVYPYRTP, encoded by the coding sequence ATGACAATAGCATGGGGTACAGATAACGAATTAACAGACTCACAATTCTATAACAGAGTAGATGACATTAACATGATAAGCAATCTGCTATACAGCAGCACACAGGGCTCCACACCCACACTATTTCTCACAGGCATCAGAGGTGTTGGAAAAACAGCACTTATCAGAAAAATAAAACGGCAATTCGATGAGGAATTTCTGGTAATCTATGCAGACCTATCCAAGTCAGACGCATACCAGGACAATAGATTCGACAGGGAATCTGTAATCAGGTTATTATATGACTGCATAATAAAGGAATGCGAGAAAAAAGGATTAAAGACATTTGACAAGAAAATTAAAAAAATATTCAAAACCAATGATATAAGCATTGATAAAATCATTAACTACAACAATCTACCAATACCAGTACCTGAAATAAATGAAAACTACACCAAGCTGGCCAACTTTGTAATAAACCTTCCACAGGAAATCTACCATGAATATGAAAAGGAAATAAAAGGAGTCTTCATATTCTTTGATGAATTCCAATTACTGAAAGAACTGAATCAGCAACTGGACAGCTTTTTATGGTTTCTGAGAAGCAGCATACAGGACCAGAAAAATGTGGCTTACGTGTTGACTGGCAGTATGAGTTTAAAAGATGAATTCATAGAACAGGTTGCCGGAAGTAACGGAGCATTCGGCGGCAGAATACTTACCCTTGAAATAAAGCCGTTTTCATATGAAACTACCAGGTCCTATCTTAAGGAAAAAGCAGACCACTTGACATTCACTGAAGACGGCTTAAAACAATTCTATACCTATACCCGAGGTATTCCGACATATATCAACACATTTGCAAAGTGCCTGCCCCCTGATAAGTTACTTGATAAGGATACATTAAAGGAAGAATTTAAACATATCCTTCCTCTTCTAGCAATGCATTACATTAACCTATGGTATGAACTAACCAATCAGGAACAGAAAATCATAACATCCCTGATAAAAAAACCTCTGAAAAGAAAAGACCTGGCTGAGAAATTAAATGTCACATCAGGGTCAATAAGCAAACCCCTTAAAAAACTTCAGAATCTCATCCTAATAGAATTAGACAATAAAGAGTACATGATTGCAGATCCGATATTAAAGCTCTGGCTAGAAGATTATTATGATAAATACCAGGTTTATCCTTACAGAACACCATAA
- a CDS encoding chitobiase/beta-hexosaminidase C-terminal domain-containing protein, translating into MKIKYKILILLTIILLSVSVVNAANIENNYTNQTNQKTYTYEHSIVQQNTTHSNKYTKYQDNNKNNSKLDDNIKNKTIKKKQINFNKNKTLLRSTTVNSYSYNGILSGANRTTNFINNNHRLPAVVGIDGKNVNMNDFLYLLCKSLNSTSSTTLTNYSHVSSTTGTNCNNVKIYKKDYLTLSNEIIKCYDINKRNPKDISLYSNTISYDDAIYFYARAVAWKYNHKGTLPNYGTVIALYNNDYSTEEDALIINTTTPFTINSTTKQLSNGKYNLTLKSSENCTIYYTTDGTTPTNNSTKYARTLTISNDTVIKYYGINKNKQKTPVLTYGIYQPSTPYITNKPQLEQNGYENKVNIATSQKSTIYYTINGTKPTTQSTIYTQPLTIHNNTLLQYFTITEKGKKSPTYYYKLQNPTPYVTILNNTEVDHNYQNIKIIANKPGTIYYTRNGTLPTNKSNKYNASSQLNISIKTQINAILQDKQAKKSENKFYQAPQIITLPIVTVNVYSYHYQISKTQRIYFRMDENQETYYTTDNTNPKNSSTRKIMKYSPKIQNMCFNITNNTIVKYYTKDTKLNITSNIYTYKPLKNQSEEITITILNTTPLYTKGAINTKKEEKVKIAVNGLNFLVNVAQDDTDNWNSLYDKEEYTLNNTSKIIIETPYMTKIKEYTLKNGLRTRMNYTYTMKIPYQKIKFTINNTTILNLNNKTMENKIKNGSYLLYDYSTKTCKTTSSGNLTKQGILINIANNTIIIKTYDYTYGDVNQVSITKEWVNYNTIKVSSINNGMKKEIGTLYMPSLDYIDCYFISNNFYKSDYIHDYLSSTKINNNRTLESVETYILTNQKITYDTLKNWTQKYSLYNKSVYKSCYGTFLTGLTHLFLHNAMMTVIDHELNITSKAFYNTQMRVAITCSGHTSVDIDDGSHGTIINSNNESNFKIHNFLNGYVCSYLEDLVLYMAGDNNSGSAYTYFVNDVFNYKTINFTYDNNTGQMKIHTQGNNDYYIIIYADGSTEWAISNHRDEIKTLKMTSRYNKSTDNDTFIDNELNGGSGTPGYGYNYESTATDILSESISSLDNILSWGSKNLNLSDAQWETFNFAEDQAGSILIGTGICLICASGVGAIPIALIAGGCALCYFSTGVNEVDDFFNPYYYIKGAWSISAAVVTGCVGGPVTEEFAKITATTITKEIDKEIITASIREALARNNLNDTEKIPRFCMDAIEDKFQDWGIDYVLNNTERIVPS; encoded by the coding sequence ATGAAAATAAAGTACAAAATATTAATACTACTTACAATAATATTACTCTCTGTTTCCGTAGTTAATGCAGCAAATATAGAAAATAACTATACAAATCAAACCAATCAAAAAACATATACATATGAACATTCAATAGTACAACAAAACACTACACATAGCAATAAATATACAAAATATCAAGACAATAATAAAAACAACAGTAAACTAGATGATAATATTAAAAATAAAACAATAAAAAAGAAACAAATTAATTTTAACAAAAATAAAACATTACTACGTTCAACCACAGTAAACAGCTATTCTTATAATGGTATACTTAGTGGAGCTAATAGAACAACCAATTTTATTAATAATAACCATAGATTACCTGCTGTTGTTGGTATTGATGGTAAAAATGTTAATATGAATGATTTTTTATACTTATTATGTAAATCACTTAATAGCACATCATCAACAACGCTGACAAATTATTCACATGTATCCAGTACTACAGGAACAAACTGTAACAATGTGAAAATATATAAAAAAGATTATCTAACCCTCTCAAATGAAATAATAAAATGTTACGATATTAATAAACGTAATCCTAAAGACATCTCATTATACAGTAATACTATCAGTTATGATGATGCAATCTACTTTTATGCAAGAGCAGTAGCATGGAAATACAACCATAAAGGAACGTTACCCAATTATGGGACAGTAATCGCACTTTACAATAATGACTATTCGACAGAAGAGGATGCACTGATAATAAATACAACCACACCATTCACAATAAACTCTACAACAAAACAATTAAGTAACGGAAAATACAATCTGACACTGAAATCCTCTGAAAACTGTACAATTTATTATACAACTGATGGAACCACGCCAACGAACAACAGTACGAAATATGCCCGTACGCTGACAATATCAAATGATACAGTAATAAAATATTATGGAATCAATAAAAACAAACAAAAAACACCAGTGCTTACCTATGGAATATATCAACCATCAACACCATATATAACAAACAAACCACAGTTAGAACAAAATGGATATGAAAATAAGGTAAACATAGCAACATCACAGAAAAGCACAATATACTACACAATAAATGGAACCAAACCAACAACTCAAAGCACAATATACACACAACCCTTAACAATACATAATAATACATTATTACAATACTTCACCATAACAGAAAAAGGAAAGAAAAGTCCAACCTATTACTACAAACTACAAAATCCCACACCCTATGTAACAATCTTAAACAACACAGAAGTAGACCATAACTACCAAAATATTAAAATAATAGCAAACAAACCTGGAACAATATACTACACCCGAAATGGAACATTACCGACCAACAAAAGCAATAAATATAATGCTAGCAGCCAACTAAACATATCAATAAAAACACAGATAAACGCGATACTCCAAGACAAACAAGCAAAAAAATCAGAAAACAAATTCTACCAGGCGCCACAAATAATAACACTACCAATAGTAACAGTAAATGTATATTCTTACCATTATCAAATTAGTAAAACACAGCGAATATATTTCAGAATGGATGAAAACCAGGAAACATATTATACAACAGATAATACCAATCCTAAAAACAGTAGCACGAGAAAAATAATGAAATATTCACCAAAAATACAAAATATGTGTTTCAACATTACAAATAACACAATAGTCAAATATTATACAAAAGATACAAAATTAAATATCACTTCAAACATATATACATATAAACCTTTGAAAAATCAAAGCGAAGAAATAACCATAACAATATTAAACACAACTCCACTATACACAAAAGGAGCAATAAACACAAAAAAAGAAGAAAAAGTGAAAATAGCAGTGAATGGATTAAATTTTCTAGTTAATGTCGCACAAGATGATACTGATAATTGGAACAGTTTATACGATAAAGAAGAGTATACATTAAATAATACAAGTAAAATAATAATAGAAACTCCATATATGACAAAAATAAAAGAATATACTTTAAAAAATGGACTAAGAACAAGAATGAACTACACATACACAATGAAAATACCATATCAAAAAATAAAATTCACAATAAATAATACTACAATATTAAATCTAAATAATAAAACAATGGAAAACAAAATAAAAAATGGAAGTTATCTATTATACGATTATAGTACTAAAACATGCAAAACAACATCCTCTGGAAATCTAACAAAACAGGGAATTCTAATTAATATAGCTAACAATACCATTATCATAAAAACATATGACTATACTTATGGTGATGTAAATCAAGTAAGTATAACAAAAGAATGGGTGAACTACAATACCATAAAAGTATCCTCTATAAATAATGGCATGAAAAAAGAAATAGGAACATTATACATGCCCTCCCTAGATTATATTGATTGTTATTTTATAAGTAATAATTTTTATAAATCAGATTATATTCATGATTATTTAAGTTCAACAAAAATAAATAATAATCGAACATTAGAATCCGTTGAAACGTATATTTTAACAAATCAGAAAATAACATATGACACCTTGAAAAACTGGACACAAAAATATTCATTATATAATAAAAGTGTTTATAAATCATGTTATGGAACATTCTTAACAGGATTAACACATTTATTTTTACATAATGCTATGATGACTGTTATTGATCATGAACTTAACATAACATCCAAAGCATTCTACAATACACAAATGCGTGTAGCTATAACATGTAGTGGTCATACAAGTGTAGATATAGACGATGGATCTCATGGAACTATTATAAATAGTAATAATGAATCAAATTTCAAAATTCATAACTTCCTAAATGGTTATGTATGTTCCTATTTAGAAGATTTGGTTTTATATATGGCAGGGGATAACAATAGTGGGTCTGCTTATACATACTTTGTAAATGACGTTTTTAATTATAAAACTATTAATTTTACTTATGATAATAATACAGGTCAAATGAAAATACATACACAAGGTAATAATGACTATTATATTATAATATACGCTGATGGTTCAACAGAATGGGCAATATCTAATCATAGAGATGAAATCAAAACATTAAAAATGACATCTCGTTACAATAAGTCTACAGATAATGATACGTTTATAGATAATGAATTAAATGGAGGTAGTGGAACACCAGGTTATGGTTATAATTATGAATCAACTGCAACAGATATACTTTCTGAATCCATTTCTAGTTTAGATAATATATTAAGTTGGGGATCAAAAAATTTAAATTTATCCGATGCTCAATGGGAAACTTTTAATTTTGCTGAGGACCAAGCTGGTTCAATATTGATTGGTACTGGTATTTGTTTGATTTGTGCAAGTGGCGTTGGAGCAATACCTATAGCACTCATAGCTGGCGGATGTGCATTATGTTATTTTTCAACAGGCGTTAATGAAGTAGATGATTTTTTTAATCCCTACTATTATATTAAAGGAGCGTGGAGTATTTCTGCAGCAGTTGTTACTGGGTGTGTGGGTGGTCCCGTTACAGAAGAATTTGCAAAAATAACCGCTACTACTATAACAAAAGAAATAGATAAAGAAATAATAACAGCATCAATTCGTGAAGCATTAGCTAGAAATAATTTAAACGATACTGAGAAAATTCCTAGATTTTGTATGGATGCTATTGAAGATAAATTTCAGGATTGGGGAATAGATTATGTTTTAAATAATACCGAACGAATTGTTCCATCATAA
- a CDS encoding helix-turn-helix domain-containing protein — translation MEKFNNKIEKHLELSEISDMLKEYKEYYTVYRRLLLINMVANGESIAKASKNINISRKTGERWVKQYNENGVDGLFSNYSNCGRKSYLTDQQLKELNEIITGNEEKYNLKDVRNLIKEKYGITYSEKQVWVITRQKLNLNYGKPFIKYNTRPKNPEEDLKKN, via the coding sequence ATGGAAAAATTTAATAATAAAATTGAAAAACATTTAGAACTTTCAGAAATTTCAGACATGCTGAAAGAGTACAAGGAATATTACACTGTTTATAGGCGTCTTTTGTTAATTAACATGGTTGCAAATGGTGAAAGTATTGCTAAAGCCTCAAAAAACATTAATATTTCAAGAAAAACAGGCGAACGTTGGGTCAAACAATATAATGAAAATGGCGTTGATGGTTTATTTTCAAATTATTCCAATTGTGGAAGAAAATCATATTTAACTGATCAACAATTAAAAGAATTGAATGAAATCATAACTGGAAATGAAGAGAAATATAATTTAAAAGATGTACGAAACTTAATTAAAGAAAAATATGGTATAACATATAGTGAGAAGCAAGTATGGGTTATTACAAGACAAAAATTAAATTTAAACTATGGAAAACCATTCATTAAATACAACACACGTCCTAAGAATCCTGAAGAAGATCTTAAAAAAAACTAA
- a CDS encoding DUF5654 family protein has translation MADNIQKEMLKTISILMTTAFAFVAGSAWNEAIQALLNEFLEQGSALIGMLIYAVVVTIIAVIVTLFIGRLMGKVGIDIEDE, from the coding sequence ATGGCAGATAATATCCAAAAAGAAATGTTAAAAACTATTTCCATCCTTATGACAACAGCTTTCGCATTTGTAGCAGGTTCAGCATGGAATGAGGCTATCCAAGCATTATTAAATGAATTTTTAGAACAAGGATCAGCATTAATAGGTATGTTAATTTATGCTGTTGTTGTAACTATTATTGCTGTTATTGTAACATTATTCATTGGTAGATTAATGGGTAAAGTAGGAATTGACATTGAAGATGAATAA
- a CDS encoding radical SAM protein, translating to MSKEDTSFSHITKVHPCFNEKIHDKVGRIHIPIAPKCNIQCGFCTRSINKTENRPGVSSEIMTVNKAIEHIRKVTSTDQPINVVGVAGPGDSLYNENTLKLFKKIGEEFPEMILCMSTNGLLVPDYAEEIQTAGVKTVTITINAIDPEIGVQIYDNIHYHGKTYHGREGFELLLKNQLKGIELLSQKGIIVKVNSVLIPGLNDEHIIDIAREVKFRGASIMNIIPLIPLNKFKGYSRPGCGELSKVRDEVEQIIPVFRACTQCRADAFGIPGKQDQDFALGLTPASHY from the coding sequence ATGAGTAAAGAAGATACAAGCTTTTCACATATAACAAAAGTACATCCCTGCTTTAATGAAAAGATACATGATAAAGTAGGAAGAATACACATACCAATAGCACCAAAATGTAACATACAATGTGGATTCTGTACAAGATCAATAAACAAAACAGAAAACAGGCCAGGAGTATCCTCAGAAATAATGACCGTGAATAAAGCAATAGAACACATAAGAAAAGTAACAAGTACAGACCAGCCCATAAATGTAGTAGGAGTAGCAGGTCCTGGAGACTCATTATACAATGAGAACACACTTAAATTATTCAAGAAAATAGGAGAAGAATTTCCAGAAATGATTCTATGTATGAGTACAAACGGATTACTAGTACCTGATTATGCAGAGGAAATACAAACAGCAGGAGTAAAAACCGTGACAATAACAATCAACGCCATAGACCCAGAAATAGGTGTTCAAATATATGATAACATACACTACCACGGAAAAACATACCATGGAAGAGAAGGATTTGAATTACTCCTGAAAAATCAATTAAAGGGAATAGAACTACTATCACAGAAAGGAATAATAGTAAAAGTAAATAGTGTACTAATACCAGGACTCAACGATGAACATATAATTGACATAGCACGAGAAGTGAAATTCCGTGGAGCATCAATAATGAATATAATACCATTAATACCTTTAAATAAATTCAAAGGATATTCACGTCCTGGTTGTGGCGAATTAAGTAAAGTACGAGATGAAGTAGAACAAATAATACCAGTATTTAGAGCATGTACGCAATGCAGAGCTGATGCCTTCGGAATACCTGGAAAACAAGATCAAGACTTCGCATTAGGCTTAACCCCTGCTAGTCACTACTAA
- a CDS encoding DUF2284 domain-containing protein translates to MIDNLNLDDVYTVERIVKTVPTSEFYENFVDLEYTGKLCRECNMYNNNWGCPEFREDVSEYWTRYDNIKLIALKLNFTDEFRQKSFNIDEIIDIVDMTLFKEKSRILSELMAKEAEADGLVLSAGFCDICEECSRINDEPCRFPDKVRHSIESIGTLVNKTLTDVFGFELESIDFENGRFPEYLTLLTALLY, encoded by the coding sequence ATGATTGATAATCTTAATCTAGATGACGTGTATACAGTGGAACGTATTGTGAAAACAGTTCCCACCAGTGAATTCTATGAGAACTTTGTGGACCTGGAATACACTGGAAAATTATGCAGGGAATGTAACATGTACAATAACAATTGGGGATGTCCTGAATTCAGGGAGGATGTCAGTGAATACTGGACAAGGTATGACAATATAAAGTTAATAGCTCTGAAATTAAATTTCACTGATGAATTTAGACAGAAAAGCTTCAATATTGATGAGATAATTGATATTGTTGACATGACACTTTTCAAGGAAAAAAGTAGGATACTGTCAGAGTTAATGGCTAAAGAGGCTGAAGCTGATGGTCTGGTATTATCTGCCGGTTTCTGTGATATCTGTGAGGAATGCAGCAGAATAAATGATGAACCATGCAGATTCCCTGACAAGGTCAGACATTCAATAGAATCCATAGGCACACTGGTTAATAAAACGCTTACCGATGTCTTCGGCTTTGAATTAGAAAGCATAGACTTTGAAAATGGCAGGTTTCCTGAGTATCTTACACTGCTGACAGCACTACTGTATTGA
- a CDS encoding SDR family NAD(P)-dependent oxidoreductase has translation MKNYFDIKDKVAVVTGASSGLGLQMAKALASQGVKLALFARREERLQENKKNIEDEFGTEVMYAVTDVTNVPNIQESVKKVVDHYGRIDILINAAGMGNNKPVMDQPTEEWDQHIKVDLSGVYYCCKEVGKIMIKQNYGKIINIGSIHSRVIFPGGGISAYSSAKGAVMNLTKNLAVEWAKYNITCNAIGPAVFDTELTHNTVEMEGFMDLIKAYCPMGRLGKEGELDGIVIYLASDASSYCTGQLICIDGGWTAI, from the coding sequence ATGAAAAATTATTTTGATATAAAAGATAAAGTAGCCGTAGTAACAGGAGCTTCTTCAGGATTAGGTTTACAAATGGCTAAAGCATTAGCAAGTCAGGGTGTAAAATTAGCATTATTTGCTAGAAGAGAGGAAAGATTACAGGAGAACAAGAAAAATATTGAGGATGAGTTCGGTACTGAGGTAATGTATGCAGTAACAGATGTAACTAATGTACCTAACATTCAAGAATCTGTGAAAAAAGTAGTGGATCATTATGGAAGAATAGATATACTAATCAACGCAGCAGGTATGGGAAACAATAAACCAGTGATGGACCAACCAACAGAAGAATGGGATCAACACATAAAAGTAGATCTTAGTGGAGTATACTACTGTTGTAAAGAAGTAGGAAAAATAATGATTAAACAAAACTATGGTAAAATAATTAATATTGGTTCAATACACTCCAGAGTAATCTTCCCTGGTGGAGGAATAAGTGCATATTCCTCAGCAAAAGGAGCAGTAATGAACTTAACAAAAAATCTAGCAGTAGAATGGGCTAAATATAATATAACATGTAATGCAATAGGTCCAGCAGTATTTGATACAGAATTAACTCATAATACAGTGGAAATGGAAGGTTTTATGGATTTAATTAAAGCATATTGTCCAATGGGTCGTCTTGGAAAAGAAGGAGAATTAGATGGTATAGTAATTTACCTAGCAAGTGATGCATCTAGTTATTGTACTGGTCAATTAATATGTATTGATGGTGGATGGACAGCAATATAA
- a CDS encoding transposase, with translation MEVNTKNNAFHFVITLCHYRIENMTNRLGKQLIKDAINNENLSDEKIKKYLSSKSLNEMDLINKINDELYNDNSKQISIEKIQKICRKEDNNNSRKIGYEKRLRLLNNLSNPKIMEINSKEKRINIILDNARIHHAKIVEKACEILNINLIFLKPYCPDLNPIEDVWRKIKSKIYKSMYENLNKLIEIFEREFYKIVDLTSFYTNWVNEYLGINIW, from the coding sequence ATGGAGGTAAATACAAAAAACAATGCATTTCACTTTGTAATTACCTTATGCCATTACCGTATTGAAAACATGACTAATAGATTAGGTAAACAATTAATCAAAGATGCAATAAACAATGAAAACTTATCTGATGAAAAAATAAAAAAATATCTATCCTCTAAATCACTAAATGAAATGGATTTGATAAATAAAATCAATGATGAACTATATAATGACAATTCCAAACAAATTTCCATAGAAAAAATTCAAAAGATTTGCAGGAAAGAAGACAACAACAATTCAAGAAAAATAGGGTATGAAAAAAGATTAAGATTACTGAATAACCTATCAAATCCAAAAATAATGGAAATAAACTCAAAAGAAAAAAGAATAAATATTATTTTAGATAACGCAAGAATACATCATGCTAAAATTGTTGAAAAAGCCTGTGAAATATTGAACATAAATTTAATCTTTTTAAAACCATATTGCCCTGATTTAAATCCAATTGAAGATGTATGGCGTAAAATTAAATCTAAAATATATAAATCAATGTATGAAAATTTAAACAAATTAATAGAAATATTTGAACGTGAATTCTATAAAATAGTTGATTTAACATCATTTTACACAAATTGGGTTAATGAATATTTAGGTATAAACATTTGGTAA
- a CDS encoding Bsp6I family type II restriction endonuclease, which produces MLHEERTLIIEDKEYTSTVDIVEAKDKDIIIDIYNQWRDVSSKLSYLGCRRLNFPEISELIFCKLFDCWRTNNIDINHSSFDCYNPKTNKRIQIKAASSKNELTSFGPKSVWDELYYMEFYKDETYDGTFDIYLIPNELIYNNKQNENETFVDQQKDGKRPRLHIRELIKDNNIKPIGTYNINDI; this is translated from the coding sequence ATGTTGCATGAAGAAAGAACATTAATTATTGAAGATAAAGAATATACATCTACTGTAGATATAGTTGAAGCCAAAGACAAAGATATTATCATTGATATTTACAATCAATGGAGAGACGTTTCTAGTAAACTATCCTATTTAGGCTGTAGACGATTAAATTTCCCCGAAATAAGCGAATTAATTTTTTGCAAATTATTTGATTGCTGGAGGACTAACAATATAGACATAAATCATAGTTCTTTTGACTGTTACAATCCCAAAACAAATAAAAGAATACAAATTAAAGCAGCAAGTTCAAAAAACGAATTGACAAGTTTTGGACCAAAATCAGTGTGGGATGAGCTATATTATATGGAATTTTATAAAGATGAAACATATGACGGTACATTTGATATTTATTTAATACCTAATGAACTAATATACAATAATAAACAAAATGAAAACGAAACATTTGTAGATCAACAAAAAGATGGAAAAAGACCACGTCTCCATATAAGAGAACTAATCAAAGATAATAATATAAAACCAATTGGAACATACAATATCAATGACATATGA
- a CDS encoding flavodoxin, giving the protein MTKKLIAYFSASGVTKNAAEKLSKIDDDDLFEITPETAYTDADLDWQDQNSRTTNEKEDKSIRPAIKNTIDVSEYDTIVLGFPVWWYTYPNIISTFLESTDFSDKSIITFVTSGGTGVTGPVNDLEKAYPEISWKQGKRLTDSESQEELKEFINQ; this is encoded by the coding sequence ATGACAAAAAAATTAATAGCATACTTCTCAGCTAGCGGAGTAACAAAGAACGCTGCTGAAAAACTGTCAAAAATAGATGATGATGACCTGTTTGAAATAACGCCCGAGACAGCATATACAGATGCTGATCTAGACTGGCAGGACCAGAACAGCAGAACAACAAATGAAAAAGAGGATAAATCAATAAGACCAGCAATAAAAAACACGATAGATGTATCAGAATATGATACAATAGTACTGGGATTCCCAGTATGGTGGTATACATATCCAAACATAATAAGCACATTCCTAGAAAGCACGGATTTCAGTGATAAATCAATAATCACATTCGTAACATCTGGTGGAACAGGAGTAACAGGACCAGTTAATGACTTAGAAAAAGCATACCCTGAAATCAGCTGGAAACAAGGAAAAAGATTAACAGACAGTGAATCACAGGAAGAATTAAAGGAATTTATTAACCAATAA
- the dusB gene encoding tRNA dihydrouridine synthase DusB translates to MKWKIKDVKIDNQVILAPMSGVCDSSFRTIVKSMGCGLVSSEMISTNAVKYGSKKTDKMLRMTDSERPISVQLFGQDSDSFRIASRYVYDKVRPDIIDINMGCPVKKVAVHSNAGSSLLKDPERAYSIVEAVTDTVKIPVTVKIRSGWDKKSVNAVEIAGVVEDAGASGITVHPRTKTQGYSGKADWSIIREVKEQASVPVIGNGDINSCFDAERMIDETGCEAVMIGRGVLGNPWLIKECVDYLDYGIRPGEITIEERINLIKRHVDLFLEDNDEKRTFKKIRNPLSYYVKYFPRNHVIKEKIFRVSTRDELFNLLDEYYKEYIIDNS, encoded by the coding sequence ATGAAATGGAAAATTAAAGATGTAAAGATAGATAACCAGGTCATATTAGCCCCAATGTCAGGAGTATGTGATTCATCTTTCAGGACTATTGTCAAATCAATGGGCTGCGGCCTTGTCTCCAGTGAAATGATATCCACCAATGCAGTCAAATATGGAAGTAAGAAAACAGATAAAATGCTCCGCATGACTGACTCTGAAAGACCTATATCAGTACAATTGTTCGGACAGGATTCCGATTCATTCAGGATAGCATCAAGATATGTATATGACAAAGTAAGGCCCGATATTATAGATATAAACATGGGCTGCCCTGTAAAGAAGGTGGCTGTACACTCCAATGCAGGTAGTTCTTTACTAAAGGACCCGGAAAGGGCATATAGTATTGTAGAAGCAGTCACAGACACTGTCAAAATTCCTGTAACAGTTAAAATCAGAAGTGGATGGGATAAAAAAAGTGTTAATGCCGTTGAGATTGCTGGAGTTGTTGAAGATGCGGGTGCATCGGGAATTACTGTTCATCCACGTACTAAAACCCAGGGATACTCCGGCAAGGCAGACTGGTCCATTATCAGAGAAGTCAAGGAACAGGCATCCGTACCGGTCATAGGTAATGGTGATATCAATTCATGTTTTGATGCCGAGAGAATGATAGATGAGACAGGCTGCGAAGCTGTGATGATCGGAAGGGGAGTGCTCGGAAATCCATGGCTGATTAAGGAATGTGTTGATTACCTTGATTATGGAATCAGACCCGGAGAAATAACTATCGAGGAGAGAATTAATCTGATAAAGAGGCATGTGGATTTGTTTCTGGAGGATAATGATGAAAAAAGGACTTTTAAAAAAATTAGAAACCCTCTCTCATATTATGTTAAGTATTTTCCCAGAAATCATGTAATCAAAGAAAAAATTTTCAGAGTCAGTACAAGGGATGAACTGTTTAATCTTCTCGATGAATATTATAAGGAGTATATAATAGATAACAGCTGA